In the genome of Equus asinus isolate D_3611 breed Donkey chromosome 9, EquAss-T2T_v2, whole genome shotgun sequence, one region contains:
- the LOC106827945 gene encoding olfactory receptor 2T27-like, producing the protein MAWVGNQTLISHFILLGLFTHSPLHLFLFSVIMIMFLVALSGNGLMILLINVNSRLHSPMYFFLSWLSLMDLMLISTIVPRMAVDFLVGHGSISFTGCGLQILFFLTLLGDECFLLAFMAYDRYVAISNPLRYSMVMSRRVCWLMVSGSWLFGLVDGLIQAIFTLRFPFCGSQEIDHFFCEVPAVLKLACADTSIYETMIYVCCILMLLLPFSVISASYLRILMVVLRMSSAEGRQKAFATCSSHMVVVSLFYGAAIITYMQPQAYHSSKQDKVVSAFYTMITPMLNPLIYSLRNKEVTGALRKLLGRVGSTEK; encoded by the exons ATGGCCTGGGTGGGAAACCAGACTCTCATCTCCCACTTCATCCTCTTGGGACTCTTCACCCACTCTCCGCTccacctcttcctcttttccGTCATCATGATCATGTTTCTGGTGGCCCTCTCTGGCAACGGGCTCATGATCCTCCTCATCAATGTTAACTCTCGCCTACATagccccatgtacttcttcctcagctGGCTGTCACTCATGGACCTCATGCTCATCTCCACTATTGTGCCACGGATGGCTGTTGACTTCCTTGTGGGCCATGGCTCCATCTCCTTCACAGGCTGTGGGCTCCAgattctcttcttcctcacccTCCTGGGGGATGAGTGCTTCCTGCTGGCCttcatggcctatgaccgctatgtggccatcagCAACCCACTGAGGTACTCAATGGTCATGAGCCGCCGCGTCTGCTGGCTCATGGTATCTGGGTCCTGGCTCTTTGGCTTGGTGGATGGGCTCATCCAGGCCATCTTCACCCTCCGCTTCCCCTTCTGTGGCTCTCAGGAGATTGACCACTTCTTCTGTGAGGTTCCTGCCGTGCTCAAGCTGGCCTGTGCCGACACCTCCATCTATGAGACCATGATCTATGTCTGCTGCATCCTCATGCTGCTCCTGCCCTTTTCTGTCATCTCTGCTTCCTACCTGAGGATCCTGATGGTTGTGCTCCGCATGAGTTCTGCTGAAGGTCGTCAGAAGGCCTTTGCTACCTGCTCCTCCCACATGGTGGTGGTCTCCCTCTTCTATGGGGCTGCCATAATCACCTACATGCAGCCCCAGGCCTACCACTCCTCCAAGCAGGACAAAGTGGTCTCTGCCTTCTATACCATGATCACCCCTATGCTCAACCCACTCATCTACAGCTTGAGGAACAAGGAAGTGACTGGGGCACTCAGGAAACTCCTCGGTAG AGTGGGAAGTACTGAGAAGTGA